One Candidatus Tectomicrobia bacterium genomic region harbors:
- a CDS encoding NTP transferase domain-containing protein, which translates to MLDKTFPSEKPALVRRAVVLAGGKGTRLRPFTFAFPKPLLPIGETPIIDIVMRQLQASGVQRVTLAVGHLAELLMAYFANRHYQGMTIDYSREERPLGTAGPLALVDGLNEPFFVLNGDLLTSLDFADLARRHVESKAQATIASYGKSYQVDLGILELNERGELSAYREKPTHYYKVSMGIYVFEPEIVKLLRGGEPCDLPDLVARILESQRRLFVYPFDGYWVDIGTPGEYARAVEEFEGIKATLFRGHA; encoded by the coding sequence ATGCTCGATAAAACCTTTCCCTCGGAGAAACCGGCGCTTGTGCGCAGGGCTGTCGTCCTGGCCGGGGGGAAAGGGACGCGCCTCCGTCCTTTTACATTCGCTTTTCCCAAGCCTCTGTTGCCTATCGGGGAAACCCCCATCATCGACATTGTGATGCGGCAGTTGCAAGCGTCCGGCGTTCAAAGGGTAACGCTCGCGGTAGGTCATCTCGCCGAATTGTTGATGGCCTACTTCGCGAACCGGCATTATCAGGGCATGACCATCGACTACTCCCGAGAGGAGAGGCCGTTGGGTACGGCGGGGCCGCTCGCCCTTGTGGACGGTCTGAACGAGCCGTTCTTCGTCTTGAATGGCGATCTCCTCACGTCCCTGGATTTCGCCGACCTCGCCCGCAGACATGTTGAATCGAAGGCGCAGGCCACCATCGCCTCGTACGGGAAATCCTACCAGGTGGACCTGGGCATTCTCGAACTCAATGAAAGAGGGGAGCTAAGCGCCTACCGCGAGAAACCAACCCACTATTACAAAGTAAGCATGGGCATATACGTGTTCGAACCGGAAATCGTGAAGCTGTTGCGGGGGGGAGAGCCGTGTGACCTTCCCGACCTTGTTGCGAGGATTTTGGAATCTCAACGGCGCCTCTTTGTGTATCCTTTCGATGGCTACTGGGTGGACATCGGGACGCCGGGTGAGTACGCCCGCGCCGTCGAGGAGTTCGAGGGGATCAAGGCGACTCTCTTCAGAGGGCACGCCTGA